The Anguilla rostrata isolate EN2019 chromosome 18, ASM1855537v3, whole genome shotgun sequence genome has a window encoding:
- the togaram1 gene encoding TOG array regulator of axonemal microtubules protein 1 — translation MKLPDDRVQSAIDEVPEPKKVFIVRKACPKRLKEVTDFGQTKSLKKSTNSLAQGMYKTPGSIRSIVLGQSESQPWKNTLPSQSESQALSQTQVAKMACRDTYVKQLMAQMGSKCIQKRISAINQLVDDCILKPGIIMSCIFPVFDTIRARLVESNRMVNLHMLKALGTIIPQMKERLHKVVFLLIPAIVDNHLNSKTNAIYSTALAAIRSVVHNLDNSLLMEILVTKAQLISGNAKTDLTDTVAGMVMELYPRRPKMVEQQVLPLLWHMLAVCSRSAATVTLFRALYSHMGPRLWAAAACQPLSIRKGLQHLLSSA, via the exons ATGAAGCTGCCTGATGACAGGGTACAGTCTGCCATCGACGAGGTCCCCGAGCCCAAGAAGGTCTTTATTGTCAGAAAAGCCTGCCCCAAAAGGCTTAAGGAAGTCACTGACTTTGGACAGACTAAGTCCTTAAAGAAGAGCACTAATTCACTTGCTCAG GGCATGTACAAAACACCAGGAAGTATTCGGAGCATTGTccttggccaatcagagagccaaCCCTGGAAAAACACACTTcctagccaatcagagagccaaGCCTTGTCACAGACACAGGTAGCCAAAATGGCATGCAGGGATACATACGTCAAGCAGCTGATGGCTCAGATGGGATCGAAATGCATCCAGAAGCGCATCAGTGCTATCAACCAGCTGGTGGATGACTGCATCCTAAAGCCAGGCATCATCATGTCCTGCATATTCCCG GTCTTTGACACCATCAGGGCCAGGCTGGTGGAATCAAATAGAATGGTGAATCTCCACATGTTGAAGGCCCTAGGGACCATAATACCTCAGATGAAGGAGAGATTGCACAAGGTGGTCTTCCTGTTGATCCCTGCCATCGTAGACAACCACCTCAATTCTAAGACCAACGCCATCTACAGTACTGCCCTTGCCGCGATCCGCAGTGTTGTACACAATCTTG ATAACTCCCTGCTGATGGAGATTTTGGTCACCAAGGCCCAGCTCATCAGTGGAAATGCAAAGACAGACCTCACTGATACTGTTGCAG GCATGGTGATGGAGCTGTACCCTCGCAGGCCTAAGATGGTGGAACAGCAAGTGCTTCCTCTGCTGTGGCACATGTTGGCCGTCTGCAGCCGCAGTGCAGCCACAGTCACGCTGTTCAGGGCTCTGTACAGTCACATGGGGCCCAGGCTGTGGGCAGCAGCTGCCTGTCAGCCCCTCAGCATCCGGAAGGGTCTGCAGCACCTGCTCAGCTCTGCCTGA
- the LOC135245084 gene encoding polyribonucleotide nucleotidyltransferase 1, mitochondrial, with protein sequence MKHFLVLGFRAARFNLRHCHQSVWGKHGTVKKVGVDLGERKLEISTGRLARFADGCAVVQLGDTSVMVTAVSKTKPTSSQFMPLVVDYRRKAAAAGRIPTNHLRRELGTTDDEILTSRLIDRSIRPLFPAGYFYDTQVVCNLLAVDGVNDPDVLAINGASAALALSDIPWNGPIGAVRMGLVDGEFLVNPTRKQMASSTLNLVVAGALHSQVVMMEAAADNVLQQDFCHAVKLGIKHIQQIVLGIQQLVRELGVSKRTPPKLFTAVPEMVAYAQQLASDKIYAVFTDFSHDKISRDEAINSIRLDTEGQIKEKFPEAEPYDVIEAFNTVSKEVFRNLVLNEYRRCDGRDLTSLRDISCEVDILRPVHGSALFQRGQTQVLCTVTFDSIESSVKADPVTAALSGIKEKNFMLHYEFPPYATNEIGKLGGVNRRELGHGALAEKGLKPVIPSDFPFTIRVTSEVLESNGSSSMASVCGGSLALMDAGVPISSPVAGVAIGLISKANPEKPSEIQDYRLLTDILGIEDYNGDMDFKLAGTSKGISALQADVKIPGLPLKIVMEAIQQATGAKREILAIMNKTIPKPRASRKENGPVVETVRVPVSRRARFVGPGGYNLRRLQAQAGVTINQVDEETFSVFAPTPSAMNEAQDFIAELCKDDQEMQLEFGAVYTATITEIRDSGVLVKLYPNMTPVLLHNSQLDHKRIKHPSALGLEVEQQIQVKYFGRDPIDGRMRLSRKVLQAPAAMLVKTMSEKQSIVMGTGNAHVTDSS encoded by the exons atgaaacattttctcGTCCTTGGGTTCAGAGCAGCCCGGTTTAATTTGCGACACTGTCACCAAAGTGTTTGGGGCAAGCATGGCACCGTCAAGAAGGTTGGGGTTGACTTGGGGGAAAG AAAACTTGAGATATCGACGGGCAGACTTGCCAGGTTTGCCGATGGATGTGCTGTTGTACAG CTTGGGGATACCTCTGTGATGGTGACCGCTGTGAGCAAAACAAAGCCCACCTCCTCTCAATTCATGCCACTCGTA GTGGACTACAGGCGCAAAGCAGCAGCCGCTGGCAGGATACCCACCAACCACCTCCGGAGAGAGCTGGGCACGACCGACGATGAGATCCTCACCAGCCGACTGATAG ATAGGTCCATCAGGCCACTGTTCCCTGCTGGTTATTTCTatgacacacag GTTGTGTGTAACCTGTTAGCTGTTGATGGAGTGAATGACCCAGACGTTCTTGCGATCAATGGGG CCTCAGcagctcttgctctctctgacATCCCATGGAATGGGCCTATTG GTGCGGTGCGAATGGGCCTGGTAGATGGAGAGTTCCTAGTGAATCCGACCCGAAAGCAGATGGCGTCCAGCACGCTGAACCTGGTGGTGGCGGGAGCCCTTCACAGTCAAGTAG tGATGATGGAGGCGGCTGCAGACAACGTGCTGCAGCAGGACTTCTGCCACGCTGTGAAGCTGGGCATCAAACACATACAGCAGATCGTCCTGGGCATCCAGCAGCTGGTCCGGGAGCTGGGCGTGTCCAAACGCACCCCTCCAAAACTCTTCACTGCTGTCCCGGAGATGGTAGCGTATGCGCAACA ATTGGCGTCGGATAAGATTTATGCTGTTTTCACTGACTTTTCCCATGACAAA ATTTCTAGAGATGAGGCCATCAACAGCATACGACTGGACACAGAGGGGCAGATTAAAG AAAAGTTTCCTGAGGCTGAGCCTTATGATGTGATTGAAGCCTTCAACACTGTTTCCAAGGAGGTCTTTCGCAATTTAGTACTTAATGAATACAGAAG GTGTGATGGGAGGGATCTGACGTCTTTGAGAGACATTTCCTGTGAGGTGGACATCCTCAGACCGGTCCACGGTTCTGCTCTTTTCCAGAGGGGACAGACGCAG GTGCTCTGTACTGTAACCTTTGATTCTATAGAATCCAGTGTGAAAGCTGACCCCGTCACTGCTGCTTTAAG TGGAATCAAAGAAAAGAACTTCATGCTACACTATGAG TTCCCTCCCTATGCCACCAACGAGATCGGGAAACTGGGAGGGGTGAACCGCCGGGAGCTCGGTCACG GGGCCCTGGCAGAGAAGGGTTTAAAACCCGTCATCCCCTCCGACTTCCCCTTCACCATACGAGTGACGTCAGAAGTGTTAGAGTCTAACG GTTCTTCGTCCATGGCATCAGTGTGTGGGGGCAGCCTGGCTCTCATGGATGCAG GCGTGCCAATCTCGTCCCCGGTGGCTGGAGTCGCCATAGGCCTCATCTCCAAGGCAAACCCGGAGAAACCGTCGGAGATCCAGGACTACAGGCTACTCACAGACATCCTC GGAATTGAGGATTACAACGGAGACATGGATTTCAAATTGGCGGGCACCAGCAAGGGTATCAGTGCCTTACAG GCTGATGTAAAGATTCCTGGGTTACCTCTCAAAATTGTAATGGAGGCAATCCAGCAAGCAACAG GGGCGAAGAGGGAGATTTTGGCCATCATGAATAAGACCATTCCCAAACCTAGGGCCAGCAGAAAGGAGAATGGACCGGTTGTGG AGACGGTCAGAGTGCCTGTCTCCAGACGAGCGCGGTTTGTGGGTCCAGGGGGCTACAACCTTCGCAGACTGCAAGCCCAGGCAG GTGTGACTATAAACCAGGTGGATGAGGAGACCTTCTCTGTGTTCGCACCGACTCCCAGTGCCATGAACGAAGCGCAGGACTTCATCGCAGAGCTGTGCAAAGATGAC CAAGAAATGCAGCTGGAGTTTGGTGCGGTCTACACAGCAACCATCACGGAAATAAG GGACAGTGGAGTCTTGGTGAAGCTGTATCCAAACATGACCCCTGTTCTGCTCCACAACTCCCAGCTGGACCACAAGCGG ATAAAACATCCGAGTGCTCTTGGCCTTGAGGTTGAACAGCAGATTCAG GTTAAATATTTTGGACGAGACCCAATTGACGGAAGGATGCGACTGTCGCGCAAAGTGCTTCAGGCTCCTGCTGCCATGCTGGTCAAGACCATGAGTGAGAAGCAGAGCATTGTCATGGGAACAGGAAATGCTCATGTGACAGACTCCTCTTGA